The DNA segment CTCCCTCTCCACCTCTGCTTGCAACTCTTCTTCCCAGTATTCCTCATGGGCAAGCTCGGCCTGGTTCCTCCGTAGTGCTTGCTCCAAAGTATCTATCTCCTCTAATAAGCGAGCGTCAGAGACAGGGGAAGGACAAGGAGATGGGGAGGGACGTGACTCCCTCTCAAGGGCTTCTAGTTGGGCCTCAATGGCCCTCAGTCTCTCTTGCTGGTGAAGAACCTTGCGTAACACGTCCTCTTTGGATGGCCCAATAGGTGGTGAAGGAGATGGGGATGGCACATGTACAGATACAGGGCTGGGAGAAGGGGAGGGGCAGGCTCTCTGCTCTGGGGAGTCCCGAGGAGACCTCTTGAACTGTTTGGCTTTGGATCTTGGGGATGTAGACGGGCCCAGATTAAAGGTGTGGGATTTCTTCGGCTGACTGCGTTTTGAAAGTTCTGGCTCAAAATTCTTCAGCAGCGGGAGGGGAGACGGTCTTTCTTGTTTTGACACAGCTCCATCACTAGTGCTTGGACCAGTACGGCGAAGAAAGAACTGAACCTCACTGCCATGTTGGCCAAGTTTAGCCAGAGACTCCAGAGGCCTCTCTGTTGCCAGAAGCTGTCTCTCTGTGTCCCTAAGGCGCTGGATCAGAACGTAACGACCTGTCTGACCTGGGGATGACATGTGGAGACAGGGAGACTCAGTCAGGGTGAAGAAATatcagaacaaaacaaaaaaattacacagCCTACCTCAGCTGAAATGCCAAAATAAATGACATAAAGGTCATTCCTGTACTTTCTGAAAACTGAATAATTAAACTCATTTGCAGAGTTGCTTATGGACGGGGGTGGGGGGGATTCTTCTCCTTTACTGTAATTTAAGACGTTCTCAGCCTGTTAAGTGAAAAAACATGACAGACGCATTAGGATGATGCCAGTACGTCTGTTGCATTCTGTCAGTGGGAGCAGGAATAAAACACTGCTCCATGACAATCACATAACATGTAAAATTGTTCAAATAAACTTAAGGTTCCACAAAGACCTTGAAATTAGGACAAACCCTCCCTAATGACTTGGCAAGCAGCTCACTCATGCAAGAAGGGGAGTGCTAAATCTGGAGGTGTTCAGTGGTGCTGTAGTGTACGGCTGGAATGAAGCTAGAGGATAGAGGAACAGAGTGCCAGCCCCATCCCAGAATGACCCCTGACACACCACAGTGGGACTTAATTAACAAATAATTAATTAACAAAGACTGCAGGGTCTCAGTGCTGGGATTCAGAAGCGGTTCAAACGTTTAGTCACACATACATGAAGGAATCATTATTTATCTATCTACAAACCCGAGGCTAACGCACGACAGCCATCTGCAAGCATTTTATACAGTACTTATGCAACTACTCTACAGGACTCTCACAAAGTTTCTCAAAAACAGGACAGTTTTAAATGAGAAATTATATAACCTTTACAAAACATGTTTTTGTGTTATGCAATCAGAGCCTGTTTTCAAAGAATTTAAGAGTACAGGTAATTAAATCTACAATATTGTAGGTGGATTTAGAATGATAACAGATCCACTTCCACCAGGTCTATTACCAAAACACTCAATCTACTGATAACGGCAAGCTGACGATGTATCAACGTCAAACAAGACCGAAATCGCTCAAATGTTGATCTCCCGATGTTGTAGCAACAtcagaatacgagggctgtcaataaagtataggtccttttaatttttttcaaaaactatatggatttcattcatatgtttttacgtcagacatccttgaaccctcgtgcgcatgcgtgagtttttccacgcctgtcagtgacgtcattcgcctgtgagcactccttgtgggaggagtcgtccagcccctcgttggaattcctttgtctgagaagttgctgagagactggtgctttgtttgatcaaaattttttctaaacctgtgagacacatcgaagtggacacggttcgaaaaattaagctggttttcggtgtaaattttaacggctgatgagagattttgaggtgatactgtcgctttaaggacttcccacggtgcgagacgtcacgcagcgctctcaggcgccgtcgtcagcctgtttcaagctgaaaacctccacatttcaggctctattgatccaggacgtcgtgagagaacagagaagtttcagaagaagtcggtttcagcattttatccggatattccactgttaaaggagatttttttaatgaaagacgtgcggtcgggacgcagccggcgcggtgcggcagcacaggaaaaacacctccgtgttgataaccatttgtaaaatccaggtggcttttgatggctttcagtggagtgagtatatgagaaattgtttaacagctggacatgttccaacttgtccttaaggcttccaacagaggtgtttttcctgtggcggagcgtcgcggcggctgtgagccgacgctgcaatccgcccgcacgtctttcattaaaaaaatctcctttaacagtggaatatccggataaaatgctgaaacggacttcttctgaaacttctctgttctctcacgacgtcctggatcaatagagcctgaaatgtggaggttttcagcttgaaacagtctgacgacggcgcctgagagcgctgcgcgacgtctcgcaccatgggaagtccttaaagcgacagtatcacctcaaaatctctcatcagccgttaaaattttcaccgaaaaccagcttaatttttcgaaccgtgtccacttcgatgtgtctcacaggtttagaaaaaattttgatcaaacaaagcgccagtctctcagcaacttctcagacaaaggaattccgacgaggggctggatgactcctcccacaaggagtgctcacaggcgaatgacgtcaccgacaggcgtggaaaaactcacgcatgcgcacgagggttcaagcatgtctgacgtaaaaacatatgaatgaaatccatatagtttttgaaaaaaataaaaaggacctatactttattgacagacctcgtatgacattGATACAACACTGAAATGTGATTTGGTTGTTGTGTGgggcgccagaagaggaggtactgctggcaccagagggcgccctgcctgaagtgcaggcttcaggcacgagagggtgctgccgcctcacaggaacagccgaggtgacagctgtcactcatcaactgtgacagctgtcaccgatcatctgcacttcatcccggataaaagcaggatgacacctccaccacgtcgccgagacatcgttcttctaaggaggtaatattctcagccataaattaaactgtatcttagtctgaactctttttgcagccgctttcctgtggagccttgtccgctgattggtggtttgtgagagtgccgacgtcttcgcctctcactctttccagataagtgctgaaacaggagctgcacgagtgtgtgatttgaggtggaggtggaattcccaccgttgttgttactgggtgtacacacacccacacttgactgtctttgctcttcgccagcagtaccagatccgacacgcggagacggtggccacctgggggactcgggacctggcggctccagtatccttcgggttcggtggcggaggaaatcgtgtggttccggttcttctttagacggacgtctcctatcgtcgagcctgcccacacgacacctttatccattgactttgtatcattctataatctgctgtgtatggttgtggcattcacaacagtaaagtgttcaaatttgactccttctattgtccgttcatttgcgccccctgttgtgggtccgtgtcactacactttcacaacattggtTCTGGTTTTGTTCATTTCTGAGGATGTGCTTGACAACATTTTCTGTCAATGCATGTCAAACATATTCAGCAAAAATGATTTTCATATGGACCAACATGCACAGGTGAAACGGAgaagaataataaacaaataattaaGCTTCAAATGCCCCTTACAATCAAAAATGATCTAACTACTTAATTTAACCAGGCTagttccattgagatcgagacctctttcaatggagacctggacaattataaagtttccaattcacctaacctgcatgtctttaaatgttggaggaaaccggagcacctggaggaaacccacacaaacacggggagaaaatgcaaactccacacagaaaggccacaagtgggaatcaaaccaatgaccttcttgctgttaggcaacagtgctgaccataAATCCACCACGCTGACCACAACTTACACATTGAAGAGGAAATTTTGCCTTATATAGTAAATGCGTCGCTGCATCTCCAGACGTCATATTCAATAAAAACAAAAGCCTGTATCAGTTTTGACTCTTTGCTTCtcacatctttttttcttttcctcttaACTGACAGTAATTCCATCTTAATTTCTTTATTTCTCACTCTGAACTTCACTCACAGTCGCTCCTCCTCCACTGTGCCGCTGTTATTCAGCACAGGTGTAATTTATTCATTCCTGTAGTTACTGGATCTTTTAGCCTGTTATCAGAATAATTTCTAGCCTTAGGACCAGTGAAACACAGTGAGAGAACAGATAGATAAATGAATGAGTCCATcccctccagtttgtcaacatgaCAACTGAAATACAGTAAATGTCATCTTGTATGTCTTCAAGTTAAAAGGACAAACTGATTAAAACGGGTGAATTTTGATGCATCAGATGAATCAGTAAAGCAAATTTATTTTGCCTATGGGAATTAACCTTCCTTTTGGCTTTTTGAGCTtcccctgtttttgtttttttttttttatgacagacACTGGGCTAGATATcatgatgtgtgtttgtgtgtgtatttgggagggaggcagtcagtcagtcagtcattcagtCAGTCATGTGACATTTCACTTTTGAGTATGATTATTTTAGTTATACTGGCCAACTTATCCCTGTACTTGGTACATTCATTACACATAGGGACGCCAAGAACCCTAATGATTTTGGGAtcacaaggtcaaaggtcaaagttactGGAACgtacttttaaaacattttgtgAGCACAATAACTTCTTTTTTAAATGCCTGACTGTCACCAAACGGGTATGTGAATTAAGTATACTGACCCCAACAAGCCTTTTGTCtctggggtcaaaaggtcatggTCACTGGAGCATACTTTGTCAAAATCTTGTGAGCTTAATGACATCTGTCTTgattgcctgattgtcaccaacACGCCCATTGtctttggggtcaaaaggtcaagatcactgaagtatactttgtaaaaatcttgtgagATCAATAACCTATTTCTTtattgcctgattgtcaccaaactcgGTATGTGTTTAAGACAGGGGACCCAAGAAGCCTACTGATTTGGGGTGTCAAAAAGTCAAAGGTAAAAATCAATGAATTGCACTTTGTTaaagccttctgcagaaaagtGTCACTTGTCAATGTTAAGCTCATTAATGTTTGCCTGTGCCGTGGTAGTTTAGTGCACGATGCACTAGTTTTGCTCGGGTTATCATCGCGGATCTGATATGCCTCCAAATGTTGATTtcacacaagttttacgctggatgtccttcctgattagAAGCCAAAATGTACATAGAAAATGGAGCAATGGCAGACTCCAATAGACTTGCCTGTCACTTGCTGCAAAGTTAGTGAAtgttggatggatgatgaaaattAGAAGCAGGTGCGACTGTTACAGAAAAAGACATTTATCATACAGAAATGTTCTAAATCAGAGAGATAAACTGTAATTTACTGCATGTTTATAGAAATACAGTCCATttgattcacagcagttacattctGAAAGTCAAATAACTCGTCATACCTCAGCGAAACCCAGCAGATtagattttgtatgaatttagcctCAAAAGACAAACAGAGCGAGGGAGTGAATGTGGTCATCAAGAGAGATAGTGTTTCCACACATAAATGTAATGAATCTGAAAAAGACTGTTTATTGCTtttttatcactcactcactcatcttcaagcgcttagtccaattaagggtcgcggggggctggagcctatcccagcagtcatagagcgcgaggcagggtacaccttggacaggacaacggtctgtcgcagggccacatattgcTTTTTTGTTACATTCTAGAACTCAAATAGAAAAGTCACAAGTTCACACAACACTGCGGAAATGATTCTGAATGAAAGTAGCCGAGCCTGGTACTTTttctcctctgtctgtctgtcttggaATGTGTGCGGTTGAAGTTGCATGTTGTTTGAAATGAGgttgtttgtcagtttgtttctTTTCCCAAACCTAGTTCTGGTTGTCAGCAAGGCTACCACTGGTGGGTTCTGGGTATGGGGGATATATTGTCTCATATTTCAACAGGATGGTGTGAACTTACATTGCATCAAATATAAGTACACAGTGATGTACTCAATATAACCAAGAGCATTTTCCTTCAGATATATGAGTAAGTGGCCATCAGAGACTGAAAACATCAGAGCAGATCGTTATACTGCTGTTGTGGAGGCTGCTTGACAGCTCATATTGAACCACATAGACACAATAGATACTCACCAATGGCCTGAGCTAGCGCAATGACAACATCTTGGCAGGATGTTTCCTCTGATAGGCCGCATACCACCCGCACCACTCCATCCACCCACACTTTCAGTTCCATCTGGGATCAGATAGGGTGGTTTAACGGGAAAAATGGTCTTCAGAGCAGATCACTTCAGCTGGGCTCCACTCAACTCAATACTGCATGGCACAGACTCTGTAAAAGATGCAGGGGAGAGAGTGACTGATTCGCTATGTGCTGATATTATCGATGATGAATCCAGAGATCCCATTTCTCAGCTGTAAGAATGACCTCTGCTGCAGGGACAAGGCAAACTTCTCAGTAACAAAGTTTGAAAACACTTTTGAAAACCAATTTTCCACAAGATGCACTGCTTTGAAGCTCATGACGCATTCATGATACAACCTACGGAAATGGTCATACGCAAAGCTTTTGTTGACGTTCCAGTTTGTACACTAAACTGTCCTGAACTCAAATGTGCTGTACTCAGTGAGAGTGTCAGTGGATTGTATTTTTCAAGGCTGACAGCCCGGAGGCAGAGCGGCGTAGAATTTTTGTCAACTTCCTGGTGGTTAGTTAAGAGCCCTGGCAGGACCTAGAAGCATAAATGCCAATCTGTAACCCAATTAAATGCTCTGCTGCCCTCCATCAAAGCCGTTATGATAGCTTACTGCCGAGGGGAACGGACAGGGAAAGTGGAGCAACTCAAGTGTGCCTATGTTTGGGAAGAGGGGTATTTGTGTGGGTAGAAACACGCACGAGAGCCAGAACACGTCTCTGTATGACTGTTTGATCCCTCTCAGCAGGCCCAAAACTGGGTCTCATCAAACTTGAAGGAGTACATCAGCAGGTAGCAATGTCTGTACCACAGTTTTAAGCCCGTTTAACCTAAATGCATATATTTATGTAGCATATCAGCTCTGTCCACCTGTAGTTTAATAGATGCTTCAAAACACAGTAATAAAATGTTGTGGTGCTTGTAAAAAGTGTACTGCCTCAGGCGGCAGTCAGATTATCTATGGAACTTGGCAAAGTAAATCAAAGCTTGTCAACTCGGTGGGTAAAAGACAACTTTTCACCCAAACAGATGgcgttctttctgtctgtctctttgctTCTCAATGGGAGGTGTTTAACACCGAGCCCCGCCATTATCCTGCCCCTCATTCAGGGCCTGGCTCTGCTCCGCTGGCTCTCTGTAGGGAGCTGCTTTGGAGGAATGCACTGACTTCATCTGCCAACCGGAAGAATTCCTGCTTTTCTTAACAAAGCCCTCAGCCTGCCGCGTTACCCCCTCCACCCCTCTGCCACTGACCCAGCCACCCTGTACCGCCATTACTTATCTGCTATTTAGAAGCTAAACACAAACTCTGTTTACAAGCAACATTTGATCTGATGTGGCAACAACATGACACCACATACTGATGGAATGACGGCACTGCATGGAGACACAAGCAGATCATATGCTCCAAGTTCGAGACAGACACTGATGATCACATATGGTAGAAATTCCTTTGATTTACACCAACAAGGTGATTATATCTGGGAAGAAACATGACATGGAAAGGGAGTGCTTatcaaaaacaaacaccagaaaTTCCAGCACAGGTCACAGATTGAGCTATATGGCAATTTATTATTAAATCTAAGCCAAACCAGGTTTGCACAAGCATATAATTTACCTAAAGTGAATGATTTATGCAGTTCCTTTTTAAACATTGAACATTTTGTATACGTCTGCTGCAAACAAGACTAGAAGAGCATTCAGTAGAGAGTATACTGTGGTGTTAAGTCAACTATGTGCCCAAGTGCCCACTCAAAATAGCATGAACTCAAATCTatgagtgttgatttaacaccATGTCAAAGAGTACTCGGTCCAACTCAAAACCAGTTTGATTTAACTCCAGAAAAGTTACAGTGCACCCTGCAATACCTTGGTATATAAAGTGTATCTCCACCCCTTTCAGGTGGGGGTATTTAAAATGGCTATGTTCCAATGTTTAAGAGAAGTGTAAAAACATTAGAGGATCTTCCCTTTTATCTGAATCTGATAAATAATCCGTTCTGAGCCTTTTTCCAACCTCCACAGCAAATTTCTTGAAAATCTGTTGGTAAATTTTTGAGTAATCTCGTCAAAAAACTAGGGGTGCGGCTGATCTGATCCAATATTGGTGTCGGGTTCCGATACAAAGGTAATTCAAGTATCGAAAAATACCAATCCAACAGAGCAGTACACAACCTGTGGCGTTTTCCGGAAAATGCCACAGGTTGTGTACTGCTCTGTGTACTGCTCAGCGAGGCCACTGCTCTGTGTACTGCTCAGCAAGGGGGGAAAGGGAGGTTTCTGAGATGAAGCTGAGCTGTTTGTTCTGCGCACCGCAGCCAAGGGTTTTAAGGTACAGGAAGCAGCAAATTTAGCCCGGTAGCGGCTGTCAGGTAGCGATTCTCGGGTTCAAATTATCTGTGCCACCGAAGACGGTTTTTCTGAAAAAATAACTAGAAATGTGTGATGAAAAAAAATCAGCCGCTTTGGTGCCCAGAGGCTGTGAGACAGCAGCTCAGAGCACAAGAGCctcgctgatgatacatttagaaatttatggtttattttacagttggaaggcttcgtgtttccaaaaagttccacATTTGCTGTTAGCAGGAAAAcggtgagagagggagagagagggagagagagagagagagaaagagagagcgggagacagagagagagagagagagagagagagaggggccgagagagagggacagagagagaaagcgagcacGAGAGAgggaaaggatttttttttgctccaacacTTTGATAATGTAAACATAATTTTCAAGTTGCGCCGCCATTTTGAAAATGAGACTTCTGGTTAATGAGCTTCACACTCGCAtgtttggcatcattagaaacaacagcttgttatgatgcctcacagagcggctggccgactggatgttatgacgcctcatggagcggctaaccAATTGGATGTTATggcgcctcatggagcggctaaccACTCGGATGTTATGGCGCCTCACGGTGCGTGATTGGAGTGATTGGAGTGATTGGAGTTGGAcgccggttaaacgatgtctccggaaGTCAACttaagttcagatttcttgtttctttttggcttcggtgttctttgtttgtgccgtgtgaccggggctttacattcgttgctaggaaagttcaacgtTCATTGTGCCCAACATTCTGggcacaatgaacatgttttcactgttatttgatttctttgtgcaactgacatcattattcaagcattcaaaaggctattcctacctccacacaactccaaccacacacaagaaagttttttgacagttcttgttgaaTGAAACGGCATCTCCCTAACTGGACAGAATTGTGGCGTCATCAGTATCGTTGCTCTATCGcaacttgaaaatcatccattGAGAGAGatacagaaagagacagacagagggagacagaggacttcatttaaaatttttactgtaacacttgctttcACAATGTAAACATATTTCCCATGTCATtaagaaggagagagagacagacagacatagagagagagacagagagaggcagacagacagagagagagagacagagagaggcagacagacagagagagagggagagagatgacttaattttaatt comes from the Thalassophryne amazonica chromosome 8, fThaAma1.1, whole genome shotgun sequence genome and includes:
- the rassf7a gene encoding ras association domain-containing protein 8, which translates into the protein MELKVWVDGVVRVVCGLSEETSCQDVVIALAQAIGQTGRYVLIQRLRDTERQLLATERPLESLAKLGQHGSEVQFFLRRTGPSTSDGAVSKQERPSPLPLLKNFEPELSKRSQPKKSHTFNLGPSTSPRSKAKQFKRSPRDSPEQRACPSPSPSPVSVHVPSPSPSPPIGPSKEDVLRKVLHQQERLRAIEAQLEALERESRPSPSPCPSPVSDARLLEEIDTLEQALRRNQAELAHEEYWEEELQAEVERERAMRRTLGELHTKLDDCGRRLHDFSVHSTQLEQEIQRERKADRPKAVKANGPQESLDAVKSELQIQEKHGTELEEQLSETDKALGKAESLLQSKQEELEELNKELRQCNLQQFIQQTGVLPAHSQSRTELQEQLEQLELAHLLQDGYKNGRSATPIESPPRPTAKQFLGHPRNLQNPLVSSLNPEVLTSRESSWR